AGACAGGTTTTGAAGTATCTTCTCTGTCTCATTCGGAAATCATATGAAGAGCTCACAAAGAGAACTCTTTCACAGAGCATCATTCTGTCACTGATTGATTATATGTGTGCTGGTGCTGCAGAAGCCGGGTGTTCTGAAGAACACGATGCTACACTTCGGAGTAATTTAAATGATCTTTCTCTTAAAGGCATGTATGATCCTGGCATCATTTCCACAGGCCACAACTTTAAGAGGATGTGGTTTCAGAAATGGCTCCACGAAGGTATGATTCATGtcctaaataaattaaaaagaacttaTCCACTTGACGTTTGACATACTCCATGACAGAAATGGTGCCGCAGAGATAAACGCTTGGTTTGGAAGTTATTGGCTACCCTTAGTAAAAACATGAGGGCTATGGAATCTTTAGAAGTATATTCCACCTTGGCCCATTGGGAGACGGTCTTACGGGGTGGTTTGTTCCGCCCTCAACAGGGAGATGAACAAGACTCCGAGGCAGAACATTTACAAGAGCTATGTTTGCGGTCTGGAGAAAGGGTAAGCATCGTTATCTACAGAGCCTGGCCTGTGGCCATTGTTGTGAAACTTTTGAATGGGCCCCCACCTTAGAGGTCTAAGGACcccactttaaaaaaaagttcatgtgtatttctttttttttggaacacaaaaaaatcatgtatacataatatatgtgaaaaagagtgcagaggagaaagaaaaaagaagagcgAGAGATAAATGTGTTCGCAGATACTAATGCACACTAATGTACAAAGAAGCTTAATGTCTATAATCTCTATAACCCTTCATAAAAAAAACGGGCAGCATCTACTCACATTTTGAGATTGCAATTAAGCTTTTTAATTAAATACTCACCGTCTATTCACACTAACGAacaaaatgatattaataaTATTGTTAGTGTTTGCTTAGTTAAGTTGtatttaagatataataaatataaataccaactctaaaataaaaagtgaataactttttttagtttataaaaatgataaaaatatattagatgCATTTTATATTATAACTTGGATATAAATAAATGGTATactacaaaaattataaatttataaaatattagataactaataaatattttttgaataggACTCATAAATTTCAGGACCGGCTCTGGTTATATATCATCTTAAAGAGATTATTCATTAAGAACTCTTGGAGTTATAAACGTGCCTGGTTGTTTCTAATCGGAAGATAGGCAAATTTCGGATAACAACAAAAGGATCAAACGAACTGAAAATGTAGGAAAACTAAGTGTCAAGGCTtgacgcaaaaaaaaaaaaaacatagattctAATTAATAGAGAAAGGTCGCAGCCGAGTATCCATACATTTCAAAACAAGGTCTTAAACACAATCCAAAAAAGTGAAGAATTTCATCATGCAGCTTATTCTCCTTATTCTTGCTTGGAAGCAAGAGCAGCAGCTTGACCTCTAAGACGACCAGTCCTCCTTGCAGCAATAAGACCAACCTTTTGCCCAGGAGGCGCATCACGACGAACAGTACTAGCGTGACCAATATGTTGATGGTTACCTCCTCCGTGAGGATGCTCAACCGGGTTCATAGCCACACCACGAACCTTAGGCCAGCAGTTTCTCTTCACACGGTACTTGTGGTACGCGTTACCCGCCTTGAGCATCGGCTTCTCCGTCCTTCCACCACCAGCAACCTGACCAATCATAGCCCTGCAACCACTTGGTACAATCTTCTTCGAACCAGATGGCAACTTAACCCTGTCAAAATCAATGTTCAAATCAAATTGTTATTGTAAGAACGAAACTATTCCATTAAAGCACTAACAACAcactaaaactataaaacacactaaaacaaaacactaaaaaaaataaaccactAAACCAtactaaaacattaaaacaaactaaaccaatAAACCAATAAAACACACTAAAACACTAAACCGTTTATCAAAGCAACAATTCattaaaacaacaaaagacATAACATTTCAATACAACAAAACCAAACCTAGTTGTGTCGTTGTCGGGATTGTGAGCGATGACGATAGCGTAATCACCAGAAGCTCTAGCGAACACCCCACGATCACCGACATGGTGCTCGACGTTGCAGACAACAGCTCCTTCAGGGATAGATCTGAGAGGAAGCACATTTCCGACGACGAGAGTTGCTTTCTTACCGCAGTACAGAAACTGCCCCGTGTACATACCCTCGGCGGCGACGAAGAGCTCCTTCTGCTTCTTGTAACGGAAAGGATGACGGAACGCGACGCGAGCCAACGGAGCTCCGCGTCCTGGATCGTGGATGATCTCTGTGACGACGCCCTTGAGGTAACCGTTTCTCTCGCCGAAATCGAGGCTCCTGAATTTGGCGGGGCCCTTGCGGTGGTGAGTGTGGGACTTGAAGACGGAACCCGCTCCCTTACGTTGAGCTCTGATGACACGACCCATGGTGGAAGGAGGGTGGTGTTCCTGAGAGTTTACGGCGGGAGGAAGGAAGTAAGGGTTCGAGATCTGTGACGAGGAGGAAATGAGGTTTTATATGTGGAAATGTCTTGCAAAGCCCTAGTGGGATAAGATGGGGTTATCTTAAATGGGCCTAATATAAGCCTTTTTAAAGCCTAAACTAAAAGACCTTGGAGTTTTTTTGTTACCTTGGATGAGTCAAACTCAAACCCCATCAAAAATCAAGAAGTAGACCATGCTAGGTTTTAGCATtttaacctaaaaatatctCCACTATTTTCTGAATCAAAccaagttaaatatttttaatttgagaTCAAAAAATTTCCATCAGTTTCTCATGTCCTTTACTAAATTGAAGagacaaagaaaattaaatctAAATCGTTTTTTAGGAAAGGAAGTTTTTAGCTTTTCTAATGATGCATCAAAATTTTAAGCTTCTAGATTTATTAAATCCTATTATAACTAGATTTGTCTGAAACTAAAATACCTAATCATTTTGCAATATATCATCTCAGTTCCgtatattcatcaaaaaaaaaaatgtatttaaattCATAAGTTTCAACATCTCGATTCAAATCCAAACattgtttatattaataatcGAATTAGTGATAACATATCAAAATTCATATTCCAGATAATTTTCTCACCCTGAGATGCTAACAGAGTGAAAATTATTACTTTGATTAGATCACAATTTCATGCAAGTAGATTTTACTCTAATTCCTACCAGTGGCGGATGTAGAGCCAACATTATAAAACTTTCTAGATCCGCCACTGATTCCTAcgaaacaagaaaaagaaagaaaaaaaaacaagatgttTTTGTTGGCAAGTCTTCTTATTATTCAAAGAACAGAATGATTATAATATCATTTGCTTCTTCTAACTTCACAACTCAGTTAATAACTTcacaagtcttttttttttttttcctcttttgaCCGATCCTAAGAAGCTAAAAACTTCATACATATCGGAGGTTTTACACCAGCCAGTGCAAGTACAGCCGCAGGTAAAGTCCAAAGCCCTTCCCCGCAGATCAGCCCCGACGCGACCGCCGGAACCATAACCTCTGCTTTCCTCCTATTCCTCTTCTCCCAAATAAACACAACCAAAGTCCCAACACACATATCAATCGCAAAATACGCTCCGACCAGAAACGGAACCGCCATGGCCGTCGGAAGCGGCATGAACCTCCCCACCTTCTCCGGAGTAAGATCCCTCACCACGTTG
The window above is part of the Brassica napus cultivar Da-Ae chromosome C3, Da-Ae, whole genome shotgun sequence genome. Proteins encoded here:
- the LOC106376336 gene encoding 60S ribosomal protein L8-3, which encodes MGRVIRAQRKGAGSVFKSHTHHRKGPAKFRSLDFGERNGYLKGVVTEIIHDPGRGAPLARVAFRHPFRYKKQKELFVAAEGMYTGQFLYCGKKATLVVGNVLPLRSIPEGAVVCNVEHHVGDRGVFARASGDYAIVIAHNPDNDTTRVKLPSGSKKIVPSGCRAMIGQVAGGGRTEKPMLKAGNAYHKYRVKRNCWPKVRGVAMNPVEHPHGGGNHQHIGHASTVRRDAPPGQKVGLIAARRTGRLRGQAAALASKQE